A region of Bacillus cabrialesii DNA encodes the following proteins:
- a CDS encoding M42 family metallopeptidase, which produces MNQETKALFQTLTQLPGAPGNEHQVRAFMKQELSKYADDIVQDRLGSVFGVRKGEEGAPRIMVAGHMDEVGFMVTSITDNGLLRFQTLGGWWSQVLLAQRVEIQTDNGPVPGVISSIPPHLLTDAQRNRPMDIKNMMIDIGADDKEDAIKIGIKPGQQIVPVCPFTTMANEKKILSKAWDNRYGCGLSIELLKELHGTELPNTLYAGATVQEEVGLRGAQTASHMIKPDLFFALDASPANDMSGDKNEFGQLGKGFLLRILDRTTVMHRGMREFVLDMAETHDIPYQYFVSGGGTDAGRVHISNSGVPSAVIGICSRYIHTNASIIHIDDYAAAKEMLIKLVTACDKQTVDAIKENM; this is translated from the coding sequence ATGAATCAAGAAACGAAAGCGCTTTTCCAAACACTGACGCAGCTGCCCGGCGCGCCGGGCAATGAGCATCAGGTTCGTGCTTTTATGAAGCAGGAGCTTTCCAAATATGCCGATGACATCGTTCAGGACAGACTGGGAAGTGTTTTCGGAGTCAGAAAAGGCGAAGAGGGCGCACCGAGAATCATGGTTGCCGGGCATATGGATGAAGTCGGCTTCATGGTCACATCCATTACAGACAACGGGCTGCTCAGATTCCAGACGCTCGGGGGCTGGTGGAGCCAGGTGCTGCTTGCACAGCGAGTTGAAATTCAAACAGATAACGGGCCGGTTCCGGGTGTGATTTCAAGCATACCGCCGCATCTGCTGACAGATGCTCAGCGAAATCGCCCGATGGATATCAAAAACATGATGATCGATATCGGAGCGGATGATAAGGAAGACGCTATCAAAATCGGCATAAAACCGGGACAGCAGATTGTGCCTGTCTGCCCGTTTACGACGATGGCGAATGAAAAGAAAATTTTATCAAAGGCGTGGGATAACCGGTATGGATGCGGCTTGAGCATTGAGCTTTTGAAGGAATTGCACGGAACAGAACTTCCGAACACGCTCTATGCGGGTGCAACGGTACAGGAAGAAGTGGGGCTGAGAGGCGCGCAGACGGCTTCTCATATGATTAAACCGGACTTGTTTTTCGCGCTTGACGCCAGCCCGGCAAACGATATGAGCGGTGACAAAAATGAATTTGGCCAGCTTGGAAAGGGCTTTTTGCTCCGCATTCTTGACAGAACGACAGTCATGCACCGCGGAATGAGAGAATTTGTGCTTGATATGGCGGAAACACATGATATTCCATATCAATATTTCGTTTCAGGCGGGGGAACAGATGCGGGCAGAGTCCATATTTCGAACAGCGGCGTTCCTTCAGCGGTTATCGGGATTTGTTCCCGCTACATTCATACGAACGCATCTATCATTCATATTGATGATTATGCTGCCGCGAAAGAAATGCTTATCAAACTTGTGACAGCCTGCGATAAGCAGACGGTGGACGCGATTAAAGAAAATATGTAG
- a CDS encoding YtoQ family protein — protein sequence MEFIVYLAGEIHSNWREEIKEKTKSLKLPITFVGPMENHDRSDNIGEEIMGVQPNAILKDDKASDMNNFRTAVLMNKADFVIALFGEKYKQWNTAMDASYAIAKGKPLIIIRPESLHHPLKELSNKANITVETVNQAIKALSYVFETE from the coding sequence ATGGAGTTTATCGTCTATTTAGCAGGAGAAATCCACAGCAATTGGCGCGAGGAAATCAAAGAGAAAACAAAATCGCTGAAGCTGCCGATTACGTTTGTCGGCCCGATGGAAAATCATGACCGATCAGACAATATCGGAGAAGAAATTATGGGCGTTCAGCCAAATGCCATTTTGAAGGATGACAAAGCCTCTGACATGAACAACTTCAGAACCGCCGTCCTGATGAATAAAGCCGACTTTGTGATCGCCCTGTTTGGCGAAAAATACAAACAATGGAACACGGCAATGGATGCATCATATGCGATCGCAAAAGGAAAACCCCTGATTATCATCCGGCCGGAATCGCTCCATCATCCTTTAAAAGAGCTTTCCAACAAAGCGAATATCACGGTTGAAACCGTAAACCAAGCCATCAAGGCCCTTTCCTATGTTTTTGAAACAGAATAA
- a CDS encoding PepSY domain-containing protein, translated as MKLRHLLLGAGLGICTAVVVKQYVMKPYISSEKALRIVKSAFKQRGPIDGSWIYTQPEPYNVNGETVQVYKTGITRSAFGELEQYEVMVDAKTGEIVDVIDTIAS; from the coding sequence TTGAAATTGCGTCATCTACTTTTAGGAGCAGGACTTGGCATTTGTACGGCAGTCGTTGTGAAACAATATGTGATGAAGCCTTATATATCTTCAGAAAAAGCGCTTCGAATCGTAAAATCCGCTTTTAAGCAGCGTGGGCCGATTGACGGATCATGGATTTACACCCAGCCCGAGCCTTACAATGTGAACGGAGAAACGGTACAGGTGTACAAAACCGGCATTACACGATCAGCTTTCGGAGAGTTAGAACAATATGAAGTCATGGTGGATGCGAAAACAGGGGAAATTGTAGATGTCATTGATACAATCGCCTCTTAA